The Camelina sativa cultivar DH55 chromosome 14, Cs, whole genome shotgun sequence genome includes a window with the following:
- the LOC104738775 gene encoding uncharacterized protein OsI_027940-like produces MDMAGMGGMAGMGGMDFSNFGGMGGMGGMGGMEGLQGIGGMGGMGGMEEFEDSDDEGEEAKSGEKKEETQAPAHATEEAKTEEQTAVKSDK; encoded by the exons ATGGATATGGCTGGAATGGGTGGAATGGCTGGAATGGGCGGAATGGATTTCTCG aACTTTGGTGGAATGGGAGGCATGGGTGGGATGGGTGGTATGGAAGGCCTCCAAGGGATTGGTGGAATGGGAGGAATGGGTGGTATGGAAGAATTTGAAGATAGTGATGATGAAG GAGAAGAAGCCAAATCTGGAGAGAAAAAGGAGGAAACTCAAGCTCCTGCCCATGCGACAGAAGAGGCGAAAACCGAAGAGCAAACAGCTGTGAAGAGTGACAAATGA
- the LOC104738776 gene encoding uncharacterized protein LOC104738776, which produces MEAVTSVFWDIRTCPVPPGCDHRRVGPCIKRFLGNKGYSGPLTITAIGSLTDFPRDFLEEVYSSGVSLHKAFGERAFVDTLDGLIIDFTFKNEPPANIMVISDGKYFTSKYAFELESTGYTIMPSNTLPEVEDDRCIDDKCIDETSESAFWICSVCGMDTPSQGFQNFTNHVHSRQHQHEWREWVAFESFGRE; this is translated from the exons ATGGAGGCAGTAACATcggtcttttgggacatcaGGACGTGTCCGGTTCCACCTGGCTGTGATCATCGTCGGGTCGGTCCGTGTATTAAACGGTTTTTGGGGAATAAAGGCTACTCTGGTCCTCTCACCATCACTGCCATTGGGTCACTAACAGACTTCCCTCGTGACTTTCTGGAAGAAGTCTATTCCAGTGGAGTCTCTCTACATAAAGCTTTCGGCG AAAGAGCGTTTGTAGACACTTTGGATGGACTTATTATTGATTTTACCTTCAAGAATGAACCTCCAGCTAATATAATGGTCATATCCGACGGAAAATACTTCACTTCTAAGTATGCTTTCGAGCTAGAATCGACTGGATACACTATTATGCCATCTAATACTCTGCCAG AAGTTGAGGATGATAGATGCATTGATGATAAGTGCATTGATGAAACGAGTGAGTCTGCCTTCTGGATTTGCTCAGTATGCGGCATGGATACACCTTCCCAAGGCTTTCAAAACTTCACCAATCATGTTCATAGTAGGCAACATCAACATGAG TGGAGGGAATGGGTTGCCTTTGAATCATTTGGTCgagaataa
- the LOC104738777 gene encoding thiamine pyrophosphokinase 1 (The sequence of the model RefSeq protein was modified relative to this genomic sequence to represent the inferred CDS: added 66 bases not found in genome assembly): MSSAMDVMTHSSSFLLPTEETPGKRYALVVLNQNLPRFTPLLWEHAKVRLCADGGANRIYDELPLFFPHEDASSIRHRYKPDVIKGDMDSIRPDVLDFYLTLGTKVIDESHDQDTTDLDKCILYIRDSASNQETSRFQILATGALGGRFDHEAGNLNVLYRYPDTRIVLLSDDCLIQLLPKTHLHEIHIHSSLEGPHCGLIPIGTPSAKTTTSGLKWDLSNTEMRFGGLISTSNLVKEEKITVESDSDLLWTISIKKTGLPVESNTP; encoded by the exons GGGAAGAGATACGCTCTCGTTGTTCTTAACCAGAATTTACCACGGTTCACTCCTCTTCTCTGGGAACATG CAAAAGTTCGTCTCTGTGCTGATGGCGGCGCTAATCGCATCTACGACGAATTACCTCTCTTCTTCCCTCATGAAGACGCTTCCTCCATTCGTCACAG GTATAAGCCGGATGTTATCAAGGGAGATATGGATTCTATTCGTCCTGATGTCCTCGACTTTTATCTCACCTTG GGAACCAAGGTCATAGATGAATCTCATGATCAGGATACCACAGATCTTGATAAATGCATTCTGTATATCCGTGACTCTGCTTCCAATCAAGAGACTTCTAGA TTCCAGATTCTTGCCACTGGAGCACTCGGGGGAAGGTTTGATCATGAAGCCGGTAATCTCAACGTCTTGTATCGATATCCAGACACAAGGATTGTCCTTTTATCTGATGATTGCCTCATCCAACTCCTCCCAAAGACTCATCTACATGAAATACACATTCACTCTTCTCTTGAAGGTCCTCACTGTGGTCTCATCCCTATTGGTACTCCATCTGCCAAAACCACTACTTCTGGGCTTAAATGGGATCTCA GCAACACTGAGATGAGATTTGGTGGGTTGATAAGTACATCAAACTtggttaaagaagagaagatcacaGTCGAATCGGATTCGGATCTTCTCTGGACTATATCTATCAAGAAAACTGGACTTCCGGTAGAAAGCAATACACCTTAG
- the LOC104738781 gene encoding uncharacterized protein LOC104738781 isoform X2: MVETRRSSSASKRFSSSSSSPDTTTSSSSRPSKRSKAAAEPAASSSASEVPIENRGPVSDPGSESGEAELRTPDPQTHDAERPLTTTDVPAMETDTIPEVEALVAPSTPAGEVVVEPEKSKSSKKRIAKAPWAKLISQYSQNPHIFIRGSVFTVGRRGCDLCIRDHSMPTVLCEIKQYEHGGPLVASLEIRGNSLLVQVNGKIYQRSSCVNLRGGDEVVFSTPGKHAYIFQPLKDENLATPDRASSLSFFETQTAPLKGLHIETRAGDSSPVDGASLLASISNLHNVPFLPPTSKSVKRQQNSEVPVLPSSCNDCILDVDMNDDDINDDHAAIASTEKTAASTSCAANDDQNADGNGMDPFQEAEGGNIPGPRFEIRPILSLLGDPSEFDLRGSVSKILVDDRRELRQAPKAYDRPSALVSARRQAHKDTLRTGVLNPQDIQVSFEDFPYFLSDITKDILRTSTYVHMKCESKYVKYGSDFSTSCPRILLSGPAGSEIYQEMLVKALAKSFGAKLMIVDSLLLPGGSKAKEADFTKESSRREKISVLAKRAVQVAQAAVMQHKKPTSSVEANITGGSTLSSQAIPRQEVSTAPSKSYAFKAGDRVKFVGPLTTLLASLQAPLRGPAFGFHGKVLLAFEDNGSSKIGVRFDKSVPDGNDLGGLCEDDHGFFCTASSLRLESSSSDDADRLAINEIFEVAFNEIERGSLILFLKDIEKSVSGNSDVYITLKSKLENLPENIVVIASQTQLDSRKEKSHPGGFLFTKFGSNQTALLDLAFPDNFGGKLQDRNKEMPKSVKQITRLFPNKVTIQLPEDEALLVDWKDKLERDAEILKAKANITSIRAVLSKNNLVCPDLETLCIKDQTFPSDSVEKVVGWAYGHHLMNCSDPTVKDNKLIISAESITYSLQMLHEIQNENKSTKKSLKDVVTENEFEKKLLSDVIPPSDIGVSFNDIGALENVKDTLKELVMLPLQRPELFGKGQLTKPTKGILLFGPPGTGKTMLAKAVATEAGANFINISMSSITSKWFGEGEKYVKAVFSLASKIAPSVIFVDEVDSMLGRRENPGEHEAMRKMKNEFMINWDGLRTKDKERVLVLAATNRPFDLDEAVIRRLPRRLMVNLSDSANRSKILSVILAKEEMAQDVNLEAIANMTDGYSGSDLKNLCVTAAHLPIREILEKEKKERSVAEAENRPMPKLYSSTDIRPLTMNDFKAAHDQVCASVSSDSSNMNELQQWNELYGEGGSRKKTSLSYFM, encoded by the exons ATGGTTGAGACGAGACGCAGCTCTTCTGCTTCCAAgcgcttttcttcttcttcttcttctcccgaCACCACTACTTCTTCCTCCTCACGTCCTTCCAAACGATCCAAG GCTGCGGCGGAACCGGCAGCATCTTCGTCGGCGAGTGAGGTGCCGATTGAAAACCGAGGGCCGGTTTCGGATCCTGGATCGGAATCTGGAGAGGCGGAACTGAGAACTCCTGATCCGCAGACTCATGATGCGGAAAGGCCACTTACTACCACCGATGTGCCGGCCATGGAGACCGACACAATCCCTGAAGTTGAAGCCTTGGTGGCGCCTTCCACCCCTGCAG GTGAAGTGGTGGTGGAACCTGAGAAATCTAAATCTTCTAAGAAGCGGATTGCTAAGGCTCCTTGGGCCAAGCTGATTTCTCAGTATTCTCAG AACCCTCATATTTTCATCAGAGGCTCTGTGTTTACTGTTGGACGGCGAGGATGCGATTTATGTATAAGAGATCATTCTATGCCCACCGTTCTATGTGAAATTAAGCAGTATGAG cacGGAGGTCCATTAGTTGCATCGTTGGAGATAAGAGGGAATAGTCTACTTGTTCAGGTCAATGGCAAGATTTACCAAAGGAGTTCTTGTGTTAATCTGCGGGGTGGCGATGAAGTTGTCTTCAGCACTCCTGGGAAACATGCTTAT ATATTTCAGCCTCTTAAAGATGAAAATCTAGCTACTCCAGACAGAGCTTCTTCATTGAGCTTTTTTGAAACACAGACTGCCCCTCTGAAAGGGCTTCATATTGAGACGAGAGCAGGAGACTCTTCACCAGTTGATGGGGCCTCTTTATTGGCGTCCATATCAAATTTGCATAATGTACCTTTTCTACCACCTACATCTAAAAGTGTCAAAAGGCAGCAAAATTCAGAGGTTCCTGTGCTACCTTCTAGCTGCAATGATTGTATCCTGGATGTTGACATGAACGATGATGATATTAATGATGATCATGCTGCTATTGCTTCAACGGAGAAAACTGCTGCTTCGACCTCTTGTGCTGCGAACGATGACCAGAATGCAGATGGAAATGGAATGGATCCTTTTCAAGAAGCTGAAGGTGGAAACATTCCTGGTCCTCGTTTTGAAATTCGACCTATTTTGAGCTTACTTGGGGATCCTTCTGAATTTGATTTAAGAGGTAGCGTTTCCAAAATATTGGTGGATGATCGAAGAGAATTGAGGCAAGCGCCGAAAGCTTATGACCGTCCATCAGCTTTGGTATCAGCTAGACGTCAAGCACATAAGGATACTCTGCGGACAGGGGTGCTCAATCCTCAGGACATACAAGTTTCTTTTGAGGACTTCCCATATTTCTTAAG TGACATAACTAAGGATATTTTGAGAACATCAACATATGTCCATATGAAGTGTGAAAGCAAGTATGTAAAGTATGGATCAGACTTTTCAACGTCGTGCCCCCGCATCTTGCTCTCTGGACCAGCTG GCTCTGAGATATATCAGGAAATGTTGGTAAAAGCGCTTGCTAAAAGTTTTGGGGCCAAATTAATGATTGTTGACTCTCTCTTGTTACCTGGG GGTTCTAAAGCCAAGGAAGCAGATTTTACCAAAGAAAGTTCTAGGCGTGAAAAAATTTCGGTGCTTGCTAAACGAGCTGTACAGGTTGCACAAGCTGCTGTTATGCAGCATAAGAAACCAACTTCAAGTGTTGAGGCTAATATTACAGGTGGATCAACACTGAGTTCTCAGGCTATTCCGAGGCAAGAAGTGTCAACTGCACCCTCGAAAAGTTACGCCTTCAAAGCAG GTGATCGAGTAAAGTTTGTAGGTCCTTTAACTACTTTACTTGCTTCTCTCCAAGCTCCACTTAG GGGACCGGCATTCGGTTTCCATGGAAAAGTACTACTTGCGTTTGAAGACAATGGATCTTCAAAGATCGGGGTTAGATTTGATAAGTCGGTACCAGATGGCAATGATCTTGGTGGTCTATGTGAAGACGACCATGGTTTTTTTTGTACTG CGAGTTCACTTCGTTTAGAAAGTTCTTCCAGTGACGATGCTGATAGACTTGCCATCAATGAAATCTTTGAG GTGGCTTTTAATGAAATTGAAAGAGGATCATTGATATTGTTCCTGAAAGACATTGAGAAATCTGTGTCGGGGAACAGTGATGTGTATATAACTTTGAAGAGCAAGCTGGAGAATTTACCTGAGAATATTGTTGTTATAGCCTCACAAACCCAGTTGGACAGCCGAAAGGAAAAA TCCCACCCTGGAGGTTTCTTGTTCACAAAGTTCGGCAGCAACCAGACAGCATTGCTGGATCTTGCGTTTCCG GATAACTTTGGTGGTAAACTGCAGGACAGGAACAAAGAAATGCCTAAATCAGTGAAACAG ATTACGAGGCTATTTCCTAACAAAGTGACCATCCAGTTACCTGAG GATGAAGCTTTACTGGTGGACTGGAAGGATAAACTTGAACGTGACGCAGAGATCCTGAAGGCTAAAGCTAATATCACCAGCATCCGTGCA GTCCTTAGTAAAAACAATCTTGTCTGCCCTGACCTTGAAACCTTGTGCatcaaagatcaaacctttCCTTCTGATA GTGTGGAGAAAGTTGTTGGCTGGGCTTATGGCCATCATCTTATGAACTGCTCAGATCCTACAGTCAAAGACAACAAGCTTATCATCTCGGCAGAAAG CATCACATATAGCCTGCAGATGTTGCATGAGATTCAAAACGAAAACAAGAGCACAAAGAAATCTCTCAAA GATGTTGTTACTGAGAATGAATTCGAGAAAAAACTCCTATCAGACGTCATTCCTCCAAGTGATATCGGTGTATCTTTTAATGATATCGGGGCTTTGGAAAATGTTAAAGACACCTTGAAGGAGTTGGTCATGCTTCCTCTTCAAAGACCCGAATTGTTTGGCAAGGGCCAGCTTACAAAG CCTACTAAGGGTATACTGTTGTTTGGACCGCCTGGTACGGGGAAGACAATGCTGGCAAAGGCAGTAGCAACCGAGGCTGGTGCAAACTTCATCAATATATCAATGTCCAGCATTACCTCAAAG TGGTTTGGCGAGGGAGAGAAGTATGTTAAAGCTGTTTTCTCATTAGCAAGTAAGATAGCTCCAAGCGTCATTTTTGTCGATGAG GTTGATAGCATGTTAGGAAGACGTGAGAATCCAGGAGAACATGAAGCTATGCGTAAGATGAAGAACGAATTCATGATAAACTGGGACGGCTTACGCACAAAGGATAAAGAAAGAGTTTTAGTACTGGCTGCTACCAACAGACCATTCGACCTTGACGAAGCAGTTATTAGACGGCTTCCCCGAAG GTTGATGGTTAATCTCTCTGATTCAGCAAACAGATCAAAGATCTTGAGCGTAATTTTGGCGAAAGAAGAGATGGCACAAGACGTAAATTTAGAAGCTATAGCAAATATGACAGATGGGTACTCAGGGAGTGACTTAAAG AATCTTTGTGTGACGGCGGCACATCTTCCTATCCGAGAGATtctggaaaaagaaaagaag GAGAGGAGTGTGGCTGAAGCGGAAAACCGACCAATGCCTAAGTTATATAGCAGTACAGACATAAGACCCTTGACGATGAATGACTTCAAGGCCGCACATGATCAG GTATGTGCGAGTGTGTCGTCTGATTCATCGAACATGAACGAGCTTCAGCAGTGGAACGAGCTGTATGGAGAAGGAGGGTCGAGGAAGAAGACATCACTGAGCTACTTCAtgtaa
- the LOC104738781 gene encoding uncharacterized protein LOC104738781 isoform X1, which produces MVETRRSSSASKRFSSSSSSPDTTTSSSSRPSKRSKAAAEPAASSSASEVPIENRGPVSDPGSESGEAELRTPDPQTHDAERPLTTTDVPAMETDTIPEVEALVAPSTPAGEVVVEPEKSKSSKKRIAKAPWAKLISQYSQNPHIFIRGSVFTVGRRGCDLCIRDHSMPTVLCEIKQYEHGGPLVASLEIRGNSLLVQVNGKIYQRSSCVNLRGGDEVVFSTPGKHAYIFQPLKDENLATPDRASSLSFFETQTAPLKGLHIETRAGDSSPVDGASLLASISNLHNVPFLPPTSKSVKRQQNSEVPVLPSSCNDCILDVDMNDDDINDDHAAIASTEKTAASTSCAANDDQNADGNGMDPFQEAEGGNIPGPRFEIRPILSLLGDPSEFDLRGSVSKILVDDRRELRQAPKAYDRPSALVSARRQAHKDTLRTGVLNPQDIQVSFEDFPYFLSDITKDILRTSTYVHMKCESKYVKYGSDFSTSCPRILLSGPAGSEIYQEMLVKALAKSFGAKLMIVDSLLLPGGSKAKEADFTKESSRREKISVLAKRAVQVAQAAVMQHKKPTSSVEANITGGSTLSSQAIPRQEVSTAPSKSYAFKAGDRVKFVGPLTTLLASLQAPLRGPAFGFHGKVLLAFEDNGSSKIGVRFDKSVPDGNDLGGLCEDDHGFFCTASSLRLESSSSDDADRLAINEIFEVAFNEIERGSLILFLKDIEKSVSGNSDVYITLKSKLENLPENIVVIASQTQLDSRKEKSHPGGFLFTKFGSNQTALLDLAFPDNFGGKLQDRNKEMPKSVKQITRLFPNKVTIQLPEDEALLVDWKDKLERDAEILKAKANITSIRAVLSKNNLVCPDLETLCIKDQTFPSDSVEKVVGWAYGHHLMNCSDPTVKDNKLIISAESITYSLQMLHEIQNENKSTKKSLKDVVTENEFEKKLLSDVIPPSDIGVSFNDIGALENVKDTLKELVMLPLQRPELFGKGQLTKPTKGILLFGPPGTGKTMLAKAVATEAGANFINISMSSITSKWFGEGEKYVKAVFSLASKIAPSVIFVDEVDSMLGRRENPGEHEAMRKMKNEFMINWDGLRTKDKERVLVLAATNRPFDLDEAVIRRLPRRLMVNLSDSANRSKILSVILAKEEMAQDVNLEAIANMTDGYSGSDLKNLCVTAAHLPIREILEKEKKERSVAEAENRPMPKLYSSTDIRPLTMNDFKAAHDQVCASVSSDSSNMNELQQWNELYGEGGSRKKTSLSYFM; this is translated from the exons ATGGTTGAGACGAGACGCAGCTCTTCTGCTTCCAAgcgcttttcttcttcttcttcttctcccgaCACCACTACTTCTTCCTCCTCACGTCCTTCCAAACGATCCAAG GCTGCGGCGGAACCGGCAGCATCTTCGTCGGCGAGTGAGGTGCCGATTGAAAACCGAGGGCCGGTTTCGGATCCTGGATCGGAATCTGGAGAGGCGGAACTGAGAACTCCTGATCCGCAGACTCATGATGCGGAAAGGCCACTTACTACCACCGATGTGCCGGCCATGGAGACCGACACAATCCCTGAAGTTGAAGCCTTGGTGGCGCCTTCCACCCCTGCAG GTGAAGTGGTGGTGGAACCTGAGAAATCTAAATCTTCTAAGAAGCGGATTGCTAAGGCTCCTTGGGCCAAGCTGATTTCTCAGTATTCTCAG AACCCTCATATTTTCATCAGAGGCTCTGTGTTTACTGTTGGACGGCGAGGATGCGATTTATGTATAAGAGATCATTCTATGCCCACCGTTCTATGTGAAATTAAGCAGTATGAG cacGGAGGTCCATTAGTTGCATCGTTGGAGATAAGAGGGAATAGTCTACTTGTTCAGGTCAATGGCAAGATTTACCAAAGGAGTTCTTGTGTTAATCTGCGGGGTGGCGATGAAGTTGTCTTCAGCACTCCTGGGAAACATGCTTAT ATATTTCAGCCTCTTAAAGATGAAAATCTAGCTACTCCAGACAGAGCTTCTTCATTGAGCTTTTTTGAAACACAGACTGCCCCTCTGAAAGGGCTTCATATTGAGACGAGAGCAGGAGACTCTTCACCAGTTGATGGGGCCTCTTTATTGGCGTCCATATCAAATTTGCATAATGTACCTTTTCTACCACCTACATCTAAAAGTGTCAAAAGGCAGCAAAATTCAGAGGTTCCTGTGCTACCTTCTAGCTGCAATGATTGTATCCTGGATGTTGACATGAACGATGATGATATTAATGATGATCATGCTGCTATTGCTTCAACGGAGAAAACTGCTGCTTCGACCTCTTGTGCTGCGAACGATGACCAGAATGCAGATGGAAATGGAATGGATCCTTTTCAAGAAGCTGAAGGTGGAAACATTCCTGGTCCTCGTTTTGAAATTCGACCTATTTTGAGCTTACTTGGGGATCCTTCTGAATTTGATTTAAGAGGTAGCGTTTCCAAAATATTGGTGGATGATCGAAGAGAATTGAGGCAAGCGCCGAAAGCTTATGACCGTCCATCAGCTTTGGTATCAGCTAGACGTCAAGCACATAAGGATACTCTGCGGACAGGGGTGCTCAATCCTCAGGACATACAAGTTTCTTTTGAGGACTTCCCATATTTCTTAAG TGACATAACTAAGGATATTTTGAGAACATCAACATATGTCCATATGAAGTGTGAAAGCAAGTATGTAAAGTATGGATCAGACTTTTCAACGTCGTGCCCCCGCATCTTGCTCTCTGGACCAGCTG GCTCTGAGATATATCAGGAAATGTTGGTAAAAGCGCTTGCTAAAAGTTTTGGGGCCAAATTAATGATTGTTGACTCTCTCTTGTTACCTGGG GGTTCTAAAGCCAAGGAAGCAGATTTTACCAAAGAAAGTTCTAGGCGTGAAAAAATTTCGGTGCTTGCTAAACGAGCTGTACAGGTTGCACAAGCTGCTGTTATGCAGCATAAGAAACCAACTTCAAGTGTTGAGGCTAATATTACAGGTGGATCAACACTGAGTTCTCAGGCTATTCCGAGGCAAGAAGTGTCAACTGCACCCTCGAAAAGTTACGCCTTCAAAGCAG GTGATCGAGTAAAGTTTGTAGGTCCTTTAACTACTTTACTTGCTTCTCTCCAAGCTCCACTTAG GGGACCGGCATTCGGTTTCCATGGAAAAGTACTACTTGCGTTTGAAGACAATGGATCTTCAAAGATCGGGGTTAGATTTGATAAGTCGGTACCAGATGGCAATGATCTTGGTGGTCTATGTGAAGACGACCATGGTTTTTTTTGTACTG CGAGTTCACTTCGTTTAGAAAGTTCTTCCAGTGACGATGCTGATAGACTTGCCATCAATGAAATCTTTGAG GTGGCTTTTAATGAAATTGAAAGAGGATCATTGATATTGTTCCTGAAAGACATTGAGAAATCTGTGTCGGGGAACAGTGATGTGTATATAACTTTGAAGAGCAAGCTGGAGAATTTACCTGAGAATATTGTTGTTATAGCCTCACAAACCCAGTTGGACAGCCGAAAGGAAAAA TCCCACCCTGGAGGTTTCTTGTTCACAAAGTTCGGCAGCAACCAGACAGCATTGCTGGATCTTGCGTTTCCG GATAACTTTGGTGGTAAACTGCAGGACAGGAACAAAGAAATGCCTAAATCAGTGAAACAGATTACGAGGCTATTTCCTAACAAAGTGACCATCCAGTTACCTGAG GATGAAGCTTTACTGGTGGACTGGAAGGATAAACTTGAACGTGACGCAGAGATCCTGAAGGCTAAAGCTAATATCACCAGCATCCGTGCA GTCCTTAGTAAAAACAATCTTGTCTGCCCTGACCTTGAAACCTTGTGCatcaaagatcaaacctttCCTTCTGATA GTGTGGAGAAAGTTGTTGGCTGGGCTTATGGCCATCATCTTATGAACTGCTCAGATCCTACAGTCAAAGACAACAAGCTTATCATCTCGGCAGAAAG CATCACATATAGCCTGCAGATGTTGCATGAGATTCAAAACGAAAACAAGAGCACAAAGAAATCTCTCAAA GATGTTGTTACTGAGAATGAATTCGAGAAAAAACTCCTATCAGACGTCATTCCTCCAAGTGATATCGGTGTATCTTTTAATGATATCGGGGCTTTGGAAAATGTTAAAGACACCTTGAAGGAGTTGGTGATGCTTCCTCTTCAAAGACCCGAATTGTTTGGCAAGGGCCAGCTTACAAAG CCTACTAAGGGTATACTGTTGTTTGGACCGCCTGGTACGGGGAAGACAATGCTGGCAAAGGCAGTAGCAACCGAGGCTGGTGCAAACTTCATCAATATATCAATGTCCAGCATTACCTCAAAG TGGTTTGGCGAGGGAGAGAAGTATGTTAAAGCTGTTTTCTCATTAGCAAGTAAGATAGCTCCAAGCGTCATTTTTGTCGATGAG GTTGATAGCATGTTAGGAAGACGTGAGAATCCAGGAGAACATGAAGCTATGCGTAAGATGAAGAACGAATTCATGATAAACTGGGACGGCTTACGCACAAAGGATAAAGAAAGAGTTTTAGTACTGGCTGCTACCAACAGACCATTCGACCTTGACGAAGCAGTTATTAGACGGCTTCCCCGAAG GTTGATGGTTAATCTCTCTGATTCAGCAAACAGATCAAAGATCTTGAGCGTAATTTTGGCGAAAGAAGAGATGGCACAAGACGTAAATTTAGAAGCTATAGCAAATATGACAGATGGGTACTCAGGGAGTGACTTAAAG AATCTTTGTGTGACGGCGGCACATCTTCCTATCCGAGAGATtctggaaaaagaaaagaag GAGAGGAGTGTGGCTGAAGCGGAAAACCGACCAATGCCTAAGTTATATAGCAGTACAGACATAAGACCCTTGACGATGAATGACTTCAAGGCCGCACATGATCAG GTATGTGCGAGTGTGTCGTCTGATTCATCGAACATGAACGAGCTTCAGCAGTGGAACGAGCTGTATGGAGAAGGAGGGTCGAGGAAGAAGACATCACTGAGCTACTTCAtgtaa
- the LOC104738782 gene encoding protein RALF-like 1, giving the protein MAKSFTLMILIFFIVMIISSPPIQAGFTNDLDGLEWATSGVHGSGCHGSIAECIGAEEEEMDSEINRRILATTKYISYQSLRRNSVPCSRRGASYYNCQNGAQANPYSRGCSAIARCRS; this is encoded by the coding sequence atgGCCAAATCTTTTACCCTTATgatactcatcttcttcatcgtgATGATAATCTCTTCACCTCCGATCCAAGCCGGCTTCACCAATGACCTCGACGGTCTAGAGTGGGCAACGAGCGGAGTCCATGGCTCAGGCTGTCACGGTTCAATAGCAGAGTGTATCGgggcagaggaagaagaaatggatTCAGAGATCAATAGAAGAATATTAGCGACCACAAAATACATAAGCTATCAGTCGTTGAGACGGAACAGCGTGCCTTGTTCTAGAAGAGGTGCGTCTTATTACAATTGTCAGAACGGAGCTCAAGCTAATCCTTACAGTCGTGGTTGCAGCGCAATTGCTCGTTGCAGGAGTTAA